A window of the Podarcis raffonei isolate rPodRaf1 chromosome 4, rPodRaf1.pri, whole genome shotgun sequence genome harbors these coding sequences:
- the RCSD1 gene encoding capZ-interacting protein isoform X2: MGEPVLPKNIPHLHNREDKPSGTNMVEEKSTTPSVAKLAGKFQDQSSLSGKEIPVTKPARRKPPCSLPLHTNKAELGQNGELKPSPNASQPLKVKANLAFAPAALLPGASPKSPGLKVMVSPFNSPPSTPVSPKSQSSEADETPVSFDKPPEGTHLQFYNKVRTRGSIKRRPPSRRFRKSQSEYGDDLDIGVTVSSQENGAEEENGVFMDKKKATKSLSPPVDGLDHHEKQKEIGSDENPPPGLVSRRTESKETEAGAGAEETVLCKDSKEEKPHQNVSEGNSCENIKDDKEKNPDHDNAEDTKIKSQKSSLRDREDGIASDQEIKDKGERVAQLRESEDTQLISDKQDTATPELAGDTETCTSSRV, encoded by the exons GACAAGCCATCAGGAACCAACATGGTGGAAGAGAAGTCCACAACTCCCTCGGTTGCAAAGCTGGCAGGAAAATTCCAAGATCAGTCATCTCTGTCTGGAAAGGAG ATACCAGTCACTAAACCAGCCCGTAGAAAACCACCATGCTCCCTTCCTCTCCACACAAACAAGGCAGAGCTTGGCCAGAATGGTGAGCTA aAGCCATCTCCAAATGCTTCACAACCTCTAAAGGTTAAG GCCAATCTGGCATTTGCTCCAGCTGCCCTGCTGCCAGGAGCTTCTCCGAAAAGCCCTGGCCTAAAAGTAATGGTTTCTCCATTTAACAGCCCTCCATCCACTCCTGTCAGCCCAAAGTCTCAATCAAGTGAAGCTGATGAGACACCAGTTAGTTTTGATAAGCCACCAGAGGGCACTCATCTTCAATTTTATAACAAG GTACGCACACGGGGATCAATAAAACGCAGACCACCCTCTAGAAGATTTCGAAAGTCTCAATCAGAATATGGAGATGACCTAGATATAGGGGTGACAGTTTCATCTCAGGAGAATGGTGCCGAGGAGGAGAATGGTGTATTTATGGACAAGAAAAAGGCAACAAAGTCACTCTCTCCCCCTGTGGATGGTCTAGATCACCATGAGAAACAAAAAGAGATAGGATCTGATGAAAACCCCCCACCAGGACTAGTGTCCAGAAGAACAGAAAGCAAAGAGAcagaagcaggagcaggagcagaagAAACGGTATTAtgcaaagacagcaaagaagaGAAGCCACATCAGAATGTTTCAGAGGGAAATTCATGTGAGAACATCAAAGACGACAAAGAGAAGAATCCAGATCATGACAATGCAGAggatacaaaaataaaatcacagaagAGCAGTTTGAGGGATAGGGAAGATGGTATTGCTTCTGACCAGGAAATAAAAGATAAAGGAGAGAGGGTGGCTCAATTAAGAGAGAGTGAGGACACACAGCTGATATCAGACAAACAAGACACTGCAACTCCAGAGCTTGCAGGAGACACAGAAACCTGTACAAGCTCCAGAGTGTGA
- the RCSD1 gene encoding capZ-interacting protein isoform X1, whose protein sequence is MGEPVLPKNIPHLHNREDKPSGTNMVEEKSTTPSVAKLAGKFQDQSSLSGKEIPVTKPARRKPPCSLPLHTNKAELGQNGELKPSPNASQPLKVKVKSSPLIEKLQANLAFAPAALLPGASPKSPGLKVMVSPFNSPPSTPVSPKSQSSEADETPVSFDKPPEGTHLQFYNKVRTRGSIKRRPPSRRFRKSQSEYGDDLDIGVTVSSQENGAEEENGVFMDKKKATKSLSPPVDGLDHHEKQKEIGSDENPPPGLVSRRTESKETEAGAGAEETVLCKDSKEEKPHQNVSEGNSCENIKDDKEKNPDHDNAEDTKIKSQKSSLRDREDGIASDQEIKDKGERVAQLRESEDTQLISDKQDTATPELAGDTETCTSSRV, encoded by the exons GACAAGCCATCAGGAACCAACATGGTGGAAGAGAAGTCCACAACTCCCTCGGTTGCAAAGCTGGCAGGAAAATTCCAAGATCAGTCATCTCTGTCTGGAAAGGAG ATACCAGTCACTAAACCAGCCCGTAGAAAACCACCATGCTCCCTTCCTCTCCACACAAACAAGGCAGAGCTTGGCCAGAATGGTGAGCTA aAGCCATCTCCAAATGCTTCACAACCTCTAAAGGTTAAGGTAAAAAGCTCTCCCCTAATTGAAAAGCTACAG GCCAATCTGGCATTTGCTCCAGCTGCCCTGCTGCCAGGAGCTTCTCCGAAAAGCCCTGGCCTAAAAGTAATGGTTTCTCCATTTAACAGCCCTCCATCCACTCCTGTCAGCCCAAAGTCTCAATCAAGTGAAGCTGATGAGACACCAGTTAGTTTTGATAAGCCACCAGAGGGCACTCATCTTCAATTTTATAACAAG GTACGCACACGGGGATCAATAAAACGCAGACCACCCTCTAGAAGATTTCGAAAGTCTCAATCAGAATATGGAGATGACCTAGATATAGGGGTGACAGTTTCATCTCAGGAGAATGGTGCCGAGGAGGAGAATGGTGTATTTATGGACAAGAAAAAGGCAACAAAGTCACTCTCTCCCCCTGTGGATGGTCTAGATCACCATGAGAAACAAAAAGAGATAGGATCTGATGAAAACCCCCCACCAGGACTAGTGTCCAGAAGAACAGAAAGCAAAGAGAcagaagcaggagcaggagcagaagAAACGGTATTAtgcaaagacagcaaagaagaGAAGCCACATCAGAATGTTTCAGAGGGAAATTCATGTGAGAACATCAAAGACGACAAAGAGAAGAATCCAGATCATGACAATGCAGAggatacaaaaataaaatcacagaagAGCAGTTTGAGGGATAGGGAAGATGGTATTGCTTCTGACCAGGAAATAAAAGATAAAGGAGAGAGGGTGGCTCAATTAAGAGAGAGTGAGGACACACAGCTGATATCAGACAAACAAGACACTGCAACTCCAGAGCTTGCAGGAGACACAGAAACCTGTACAAGCTCCAGAGTGTGA